A genome region from Gossypium hirsutum isolate 1008001.06 chromosome A04, Gossypium_hirsutum_v2.1, whole genome shotgun sequence includes the following:
- the LOC107944944 gene encoding thioredoxin-like protein YLS8, which translates to MISIWRRSSVALHVADASSINYKPLTFQTVSCSKLGFDITNFARGKAFHRQPKKGNFSLQGNDRTMSYLLPHLHSGWAVDQAILAEEERLVVIRFGHDWDETCMQMDEVLASVAETIKNFAVIYLVDITEVPDFNTMYELYDPSTVMFFFRNKHIMIDLGTGNNNKINWALKDKQEFIDIIETVYRGARKGRGLVIAPKDYSTKYRY; encoded by the exons ATGATATCGATTTGGCGCCGGAGTAGCGTGGCGTTGCACGTGGCCGACGCATCgtctataaattataaaccacTAACATTTCAGACCGTTTCTTGTTCCAAATTAGGGTTTGATATTACAAATTTTGCGAGAGGAAAAGCATTTCATCGTCAGCCAAAAAAAGGGAATTTTAGTCTTCAGGGGAACGATCGAACGATGTCGTACCTACTACCACACCTGCACTCAGGATGGGCCGTAGATCAGGCCATCTTGGCAGAGGAAGAGCGTCTCGTCGTCATCCGATTCGGCCACGACTGGGACGAAACTTGCATGCAG ATGGATGAGGTGCTTGCTTCTGTCGCTGAAACAATAAAGAACTTTGCTGTGATTTATCTTGTAGACATAACGGAAGTACCTGATTTTAACACGATGTATGAGCTTTACGATCCATCAACAGTGATGTTCTTTTTCAGAAACAAGCACATTATGATTGATCTTGGCACTGGTAATAACAACAAGATTAACTGGGCTCTCAAGGACAAACAGGAGTTCATAGACATCATTGAGACTGTATACCGTGGGGCAAGGAAAGGTCGTGGTCTGGTAATTGCTCCGAAAGATTACTCGACAAAATACCGCTACTGA
- the LOC121228108 gene encoding receptor-like protein 45 has protein sequence MSRLQYLYLGDNLRGDALPRNLSFSNLRVINLGNNDFTGNLSDSLSWSLLQSPALPQLRVLILRGNHLEGQIPHWLCQMRHLEILDLSRNNLSGHIPDCFDNITSWIDFSHDLNMLGLDLSSNKLTGSIPVQITQLKALNVLNLSHNKLFGELSPELAKLTDLESLDVSHNKLFGELCPELTNLIFLAVFNVSFNNLSGTIPVANQFGTFDASSYIGNPGLCGNPLSRKCEVVVEKPPKSDGNVLLSNMATTNNLLFPCILFLPVVNFIWGV, from the coding sequence TTGAGTTTTTCGAATCTAAGGGTTATCAATCTTGGCAACAATGATTTCACGGGAAACTTATCAGATAGCCTATCGTGGAGTTTGTTGCAGTCGCCCGCCCTCCCTCAGTTAAGAGTGCTCATTCTTAGAGGTAACCATTTGGAAGGGCAAATACCACACTGGTTGTGCCAGATGAGACATTTGGAAATTTTAGATCTATCGCGAAACAATCTGTCCGGCCATATTCCCGACTGCTTCGACAACATTACTTCTTGGATTGACTTCTCCCATGATCTCAACATGCTGGGCTTAGATCTGTCGTCCAATAAATTGACTGGTTCAATTCCCGTCCAAATTACACAACTAAAAGCGCTGAACGTGTTGAATCTCTCCCATAACAAGCTCTTTGGTGAACTGTCTCCAGAATTAGCAAAACTTACAGATCTGGAATCGTTGGATGTCTCCCATAACAAGCTCTTTGGTGAACTATGTCCAGAATTAACAAATCTTATATTTCTGGCAGTATTCAACGTTTCTTTCAACAACCTATCAGGCACTATACCAGTAGCAAATCAGTTTGGTACATTTGATGCGAGCAGTTACATAGGCAATCCTGGTCTTTGTGGCAATCCACTTTCAAGGAAGTGTGAGGTAGTTGTAGAGAAACCACCCAAATCGGATGGCAATGTACTCTTGTCAAATATGGCCACTACCAACAATTTGCTCTTTCCTTGCATTCTTTTTCTCCCTGTTGTAAATTTTATCTGGGGGGTTTAA